The Candidatus Thermoplasmatota archaeon genome has a segment encoding these proteins:
- a CDS encoding response regulator, which produces MNPIVVERRSEAPVDRVREALFVDDEPEICRFYERLLRHARHLPLRATIASDARQALALAHARPFDLVVSDFRMPGADGAAILTAARERNPGGRRVLVTGYNEIPAPLPRLREAGVEAYLQKPFDPVELFLIVVDFLEGRGRTIRTLAREAGELEAASPDPRSVGVRFGAAPRPHLDTP; this is translated from the coding sequence ATGAACCCCATCGTCGTCGAACGGCGTTCCGAGGCTCCCGTCGACCGCGTCCGCGAGGCCCTGTTCGTCGACGACGAGCCGGAGATCTGCCGCTTCTACGAGCGCCTCCTGCGGCACGCGCGGCACCTGCCCCTCCGCGCGACTATCGCGTCGGACGCGCGGCAGGCCCTCGCGCTTGCCCACGCGCGGCCCTTTGACCTTGTCGTCTCGGACTTCCGCATGCCCGGCGCCGACGGCGCGGCCATCCTGACCGCGGCGCGGGAGCGGAATCCGGGCGGGCGCCGCGTGCTCGTGACCGGGTACAACGAGATCCCGGCCCCGCTGCCGCGCCTGCGCGAGGCGGGCGTGGAGGCGTACCTGCAGAAGCCCTTCGACCCCGTCGAGCTGTTCCTCATCGTCGTGGACTTCCTGGAGGGAAGGGGACGCACGATCCGGACGCTTGCCCGGGAGGCGGGCGAGCTGGAGGCGGCGTCTCCGGATCCGCGCAGCGTCGGCGTGCGGTTCGGCGCCGCGCCGCGGCCGCACCTCGACACGCCTTGA